The Candidatus Baltobacteraceae bacterium nucleotide sequence TCGGAAATTTCGCGCCGACGGACGAAGCGCTTCCAGCATCCTTGCGTTCCCACCCCGGGTACGTTGCGAATCCCTGGCGGTTCGATGCGAGCGAGATTCGCGGCGACGTGCTGTGCGTCGGCAGCGGTCTCACCGCGATGGACGTTGCGGTAACGTTGCAAGAGCGCGGATTCACCGGGGGCCTGCACGTGCTATCGCGCCGCGGATTGGTCCCGCTCGTGGAAGATCCGTTTGCAGAGGCGCCCGATGCGGCGCGGTTCGGCCTCGATGTGACGAGTCCGTATCGGCTTTTGCGCACGATGCGCCGCGCGGCGCGGCGGGAAGCGGCGCACGGTCGCGATTGGCGTCCGATCGTCGAGTCGATTCGGGCGACGACGCCGGCAATTTGGTCCGGGTGGTCGCTTCGCGAGCGCCGGCAATTTCTGCGTCATCTCGAAGCGTACTGGTCGATTCATCGCTATCGCGTACCCGCCGCAACCGCGCGCGTCTGGGCCGATCTCGCGCGCAGCGGTCGCCTCACGCTGCATCGCGGACGCGTGACCACCGATCTCGATGTCGCGCACGTCATCAACTGCACCGGGCCGCAGAGCGATTACGCGCGCATCGACGATCCGCTGGTACGCAATCTCGTGCGGCGCGGCCTCATCGCGCCCGACGCACTTAGCATGGGCATCCGCGCGACGGCGGAGTACGCCGCCATCGGCCGCGACGGCCGCCCCTCACAATCGCTCTTCGCGATCGGCCCTCCGCTGCGCGGCGAGCGCTACGAAAGCACGGCGATCCCGGAGATTCGCCGCCAAGCCGCCGCCCTCGCCGAACACCTCGTCGCCGAACCCGCGGTCCTGACGATCGCCGGTTAAACTTGACTTCATACAACTAGCTCGATAAACTAGTTGCATGAAAACAGTAGGTGCTTTTGAGGGCAAAACCCACTTTTCGGCACTCATTCAGGCCGCCGAACGGGGCG carries:
- a CDS encoding FAD/NAD(P)-binding protein, with the translated sequence LLLDREAFGPGTAYAAPSRSHLMNGTARTMSAFEDDEQHLVRWLTDEPGHTLIPRSRFGEYVRDLLDDALARCPTLSRERAQIVDLVPRGGGYELVDCDGRMQYAATVVLALGNFAPTDEALPASLRSHPGYVANPWRFDASEIRGDVLCVGSGLTAMDVAVTLQERGFTGGLHVLSRRGLVPLVEDPFAEAPDAARFGLDVTSPYRLLRTMRRAARREAAHGRDWRPIVESIRATTPAIWSGWSLRERRQFLRHLEAYWSIHRYRVPAATARVWADLARSGRLTLHRGRVTTDLDVAHVINCTGPQSDYARIDDPLVRNLVRRGLIAPDALSMGIRATAEYAAIGRDGRPSQSLFAIGPPLRGERYESTAIPEIRRQAAALAEHLVAEPAVLTIAG